The DNA sequence AAATAAATCAGATAAAATTCATTTTGTAAGGGAATTTAAATCGCCGGTTCCCAAAAGAATAGTGAATATAATTTATCATCGTGCACATTTAAAAAAACAACTTATTGATGCATTAGAATCTGAAATAATTTCTGTAATTCCAAAACCAATGTTAAAAAAAGATAATAGTTTAATTGTTAGTTAGTTTTTATAGAATACAAACTTTGCTATTTTTGAAAATAAATTTTAAAATAAGATGAAAAATGATTGATACAAAAAAAATAATAATTGTGGGCGACCGTGTTTTAATTAAGCCAGAAGATGATTTAGAAAAAACTAACAGCGGACTTTATCTTCCGCCCGGAGTTAAAGAAAAAGAAAAAGTTCAAGGCGGATATATAATTAAAGCCGGTCCGGGTTATCCGGTTGCTTCTGCAATTGACGAAGATGAACCTTGGAAAAAAAATAAAGATACAAAATATATTCCCTTGCAAGCGAAAGAAGGCGACTTTGCAATTTTTGTTCGCAAGGAAGCAATTGATATTGAACTTGATAAACAGAAACTTGTTATCGTTCCACAATCGGCAATTCTTCTATTAATGAGAGAAGAAGATTTGTTTAATTAACATTCAGCCAATTCTCAACGCAATATTTTTGTAGTCGCAAACTTTAGTTTGCGATTTTTTAATAATAATCCTCAAGCTAAAGGTTGAGGCTATTGGATAAAAATGGAAAAAGAATTTTTAGAATTCGTACAATCATTTGAAAATAAAGTTGTAAATCTAAGCAAAGAATTGAGTCTCTCAAATTTCAATGCTACAATTTCCGGCAAACCGGAGGATTATGAAAAAACTGCCGAACTTGAATTAAAACTAAAAAAAATATTTTCAAATAAAGAGGATTTTGAAAAATTAAAAAAGTTTAAGAATTCAATTCAAAATTTTGATTCGGTAAATCAGAGAGAAATTGAAATTCTATATAACACTTATGCTAGCTACCAGATTGATGAAAATCTTATTGCAAAAACAATTTCATTATCAAATAAGATTGAAAAAACTTTTGCAACATACAGAGCAGAAGTAAATGGAAAGAAATTTACTGACAATGAAATTGATAAAATTTTAGAAAAGTCTAAAAATATAATTGAGCTTGAAGAAATTTGGAAGGCAAGCAAGCAGATTGGTAAAATGGTTAGTAATGATGTAATTGATTTAGTAAAATTACGAAATGAAGCCGCACAAAATTTAGGTTATAAAAATTATCATGAAATGAGTTTGAGGCTGAACGAACTTGAACCGGAATTTTTAGATAATCTTTTTAATGAACTTGATGAATTGACACGACCAAAATTTTTGGAAATTAAAAATGAAATAGATATTTATTTATCAAATCATTATCAAATTGAAAAAGAAAAATTAATGCCTTGGCATTATCAAGATAAATTTTTTCAGCAAGGACCAAGTATTTATGATGTTGATTTCGATAAATATTTTGAAGACAAAAATATTGAAAAACTAACCGATGAATATTATACCGGAATTGGTTTGAATATTAAAGATATGCTTGCAAAAAGTGATTTGTATGAAAAGGAAGGAAAATATCAGCATGCATATTGCACGCAAATAGATAAAGAAGGTGATGTAAGAGTTTTGTGTAATATCAAACCAAATTATAAATGGATGTCAACAATGCTTCATGAATTTGGTCACGCAGTTTATGATAAATATGTAAGTCCAAAATTACCGTGGGTTTTACGTGAACATGCGCATATTTTTACAACGGAAGCAATTGCAATGTTATTCGGAAGATTTGCACCCAATCCAAATTGGCTTGAAGAAATGATTGGTATTAGTAAAGAAGAAAAAAATAAAATTTCCGAAAAGAGTTTTAAAACACTTCAACTTGAGCAAATAATTTTTTCGCGCTGGGTACAAGTTATTTACAGATTTGAAAAAGCTTTATTTGAAAATCCGGATCAAGATTTAAATTCTCTATGGTGGAGTTTAGCAGAAAAATATCAAGGTTTGAAAAAACCGGAAAACAGAAATGAACCAGACTGGGCTTCAAAAATTCACATTGCACTATATCCGGTATATTATCAAAATTATATGCTTGGAGAATTATTAGCATCGCAGCTTTATTTCTACATTAAGGAAAAAGTTTTAAAAAATAATTCATCTGAAAAAATTTCATTCGTTGGCAAAAAGGAAGTCGGAGAATATTTAATTAATTTATTTTTCTCATACGGAGCTTTATTCAAGTGGGATAAGCTTATCAAGCATTCAACCGGAGAAGAATTAAATCCGAATTATTGGATTAAGCAATTTGCAAATTGATTTATTGGTTTTAAATTGAAAGAAAATATTATTCCAATTTCAAAACTCGTTAAACAAAACCGGAAATATTTAATTACAATATTTCTTGTAACTGAATTTCTGATTCTTTTAACAAATAAAATTGATTACTCAAATCCATTATACTCAAATTCAGATTTTAATAAATACATAGCAATGGCGGAAGTTTCGCCGCAAATTACTCAAGATGTTATTCGCCCATTTGTTTACAGAATTGTTATTCCTTGGTTTGCCGGAATTTTACCTTTTTCAACAGTAAATAATTTTGTTTTACTAAATCATATTGCACTAATATTTTTAGCATTTTCCGTTTTCATATTTTTGTTGGATAATAATGTTGGAGTAAAATTATCATTTTTTCTCACACTAACATTTCAGCTTAATAGATATTTCTTTCTATACAATACTTGGAATTATTTTCAAGTTGGAGATGTTATTTCGCTTGGAATTTTATTCTTAAGTTTTCTTTTACTGAAACGTAAAAATTGGATTTTACTTTTTCTAATTTTTCCAATTAGTGTTTTGATAAAAGAATATGTTTTACTTTTTCTTCCGGCGGGATTTGCTTATTTATATTTAGAAAAAACATCTGCAAAAAATTATATTATTTATTTTTTTCTAAGTTTAAGTTCAATACTGATATATGTTTTAATTAGAATGATAATATTTTCAAAAGGCGGAGAAAGTTTGTATGTTCAATATACAACACAAGTTATTTATTTTTCGAAGCCAATTTTGTTGATTAAAAGATTTATAGTTCCGTTCACACCATTTGGATTAATTCCAATTATTTTCTTTAGAGAAACTATTTTGTTTTTCAGAAAACATTTTTACTTTTTAATTTTTTCTATAACTGTGATGGCACTTTCATTTTTTGGTGAACCCGAAAGATTAATGGCTCCGTTAAGTTTAGTTTATTTTTTATTCCTTTTCGATTTATTAAAAATAGTTTTCCATGAAACTGAAGAGAGAAAATTTAAACTATTTTTTATTGCAATTTATTTTGTAATAGTTTTTACTGCGAGCTTTTATCACATTTGGGGAATAATAATTTTACCGACAAAAGAATTATCAATGATTTTTACAATTGTGGTAAATGTATTAATGGCAATTTTGTTTTTAGTTTTTAAGAATTTCTCAAAATTCAAAATAAAGTTTTTATAAAAAGATTTTTTATTTTTGACTTTTAATTTTTCTAAATATCCAACCAGTAAGAAAACTTTGCAAGAAAGATATTATTTGATTCAGCCGAGACTAAATTTCTGAAATCTCTTCCAAATTGTAAATCGCCGGGATTGTTGTAATTATCTCTATCTTGAGACCAAACCAAATAGAAAATAGAACCGGGGAAAACTTCCCAACGAAAAACTAAAGTTCCACGAATTGATTTAAAATTAAAATTTGGGTTACTAAAAGTAAATTGTTCCGAAGATCCCGATTTATCTGGATCAATTGAATATTCATCATTTTCAGAATTATAATTTACTTCACCAATTTCCGAATAATTATTGTAATCCAAAGATTTTGTTTTTGCCAATTCTTTGAAATTATCATAATTCCCTACAGAAATTAATGGCTGCAAGAAAAGTTGAAAACTCATTTGCGGTGTAATTGTCCAATTAAATCTTATATTTGATGAAATTGTTTTTTGATTTAGTTCACCGAAAACATATCTATTATTAAATGTATTATTTGCATTAACATCTGCAAAACTTCCAATCCATTGACGCTTATCTTTATTTATAGAATAATTAGGACCAAAGCTAAAGCTAAGCTGAGTAATAGGTTTCCACTCTAACTCTAATTCAATATCAAATGCATTGCTTCCAAATTCATCATCATAGTATGAAGTTTCTAATCCTAAAATTATTTTTTCTCTTGAATCAGTTGAAGCATTAATAGAAAGTGATTTTTGTGCGGGATTTTTTGCTAAAGGTCCACCGCGAGTTAAATTTCTTGAATATTCTTCAGTATTGTAAAATCCTTGAACGAAAATATTATAGTAATTTAAAAACTGTAAAGTTGAATAAAGCATTATGCCATTGTTCAGCAAATTTCCTTCAAAATCATAATCTCTAAAATGAGCCATGTAAATAGATTTTCTTCTAAAAATATTATCGGGATCAAACCAGCGATAACCTAAAACTAAATGTCCGTTAATTTTATCAGCCATCCATTGAAATCCTAAATCACTATTTTCAAAACCGGGAGAAACTGCACCCAATGCTGTATTGATATAAAAGTTTCCATCTTGTTTATTCAGCATAACTCTGCCATAATAACCGGCAATACTTGTTTTGTTTGAATCAAGTTTCATATAAGCTGCATCGGGTCTTTGAAAATATCTATACGGTTGTTCTTGAAGTAAAGTCATATATTCTTTTGAACCGCTTGTATAAGAACCAACAAAAAAACTTGTAATTACATATTGTTTAGCGGAATCTAAAAACGTCCATCCATCTAGACCAAAAGTATAAGCTTGGTTGCTTAATGAAGTTTTAAGATCGGCAGTTCCCAAATCTCTATTTACCGATGTAAAAATTGCACCAATTGATTGACGATTATCATTAAATTGTTTTTGTGTACGTAAAACTCCGTAATTTGAAAATGGCTCAACTTCAATATTTGATTTTTTTTCGTTTAGAGAAATTGTGGCAAAAGTTCTTTCTGTAATTGCATTAATTGCACCAAGTGACCAGCTCTCATCAATCTTTCCGGTTAATTTTGCAGCTCCTAAAATTCTTGTTTCTTTTGGATAATTTACAAAATCATAATCCGGTAAATTCCCTTGCGGAGCTCTTCCAATTCTTCTCGAATAAAATAGTTCCGGACTTCCAAAATTAAATCCCCAATTATTGTTTGCGCCGCCAATTCCAAAATAAAACATATCTTGACCTTCAATAAAAAACGGTCGCTTTTCTTGAAAATATGTTTCGAATGCAGAAAGATTTATTACTGCGGGATCAACTTCAACTTGTCCAAAATCTGGATTTACAGTTGCATCCACATTAAAGTTACTTCCAATTCCAACTTTAAAGTCTGCGCCAATAGAAGTTTGATATTGATTCCCTTTATAAAATGGATCACCTGAATCATGCTTTAGATATTGGGCTTTTTGCACTATATAAGGCAAAACTTCAAATCGCTGTTTAAACTTTATTCCTTCTAATCCAACTAAATCTGCAAATTTGGAAACAAATCCGCTTTCACTTGGAGGAACCATAATGTAAAATGAATTTTCGCCGTTTCTTTTTATATCGCGGTTAAAATTAATTCCCCAAATCATTTTATCGTTTTCACTAAATCTTAATTGGGAAAAGGGAATTTTCATTTCGGCAGTCCAACCATTTTCATGAACTTTTGTTTTAGATTCCCAAATGCCATCCCAAGTATTATCATCCCAGCTATCGTTAAATAAAATTCCATCATTTATAGAACCTCCGGGATTTACGGCAAAATAATATCCGGTTCGGTCATCATTATATGGATCAAGAAAAAGAAAAAACCAATCGGAAGGAACCATATTATCTCTTCTCATCAAACTTTTATCAATAGAATCGGGGTTTGTATCATAAAACATACCGCTCACGTATAAATTTTCGTTATCGAATGCTACACGAATTTCTGACTTTTGAGTCGCCGGTTTTCCTACATGCGGTTCTTTTTGAATTAAATATGTGGTTGGATTTTGTTTCCAAACATTTTCTAATAATTCACCATCTAAAATTATTGTTTCAGAAGTTTTGTAAGCTTTTACTTCGTTTTGTGAAGGTAATTTTTGCGAAAATGTATTTACCGAAATTAAAAAAATTGTTAGAATAAGTAAAACACATCTCAGCATAAAATTTCCTTTTTAATTGTGTAAACGGATTTGATTTAGATTTATTGTATTTAGACTTGCGAAATGAAAAATAGTTGTGTCAAATTTTATTTTATAAAAAATTTGTAAGCAGAAATAAATGCTGATGAAAAAATCATCGTTTTGCAAATTTAGATTTTTTTTGTAGATAAAAAGTTTTTAATTATTTCCGGCAATTTTTATTTCGTGACCATAATCTCTAATAATTATATCTATTATAGAACTTAGGTTTCCTTGCAATTTAACCAAGATCAATTCTTCTTCGGTTAATGTTACAATGAACAACTCATTTATTTCATCAAGATAATTTTCCTTTAAAAATATTCCGGTCAATTCACCATCGTGAGTTGATTTAACAATTGGTTTCCATTCAACATCATCAAATGAATGAGAAATATTATTTAAAATTTCGAAAGATGGATTGGAAAAATTACTTAATCTATTATAAACTCCAATTTGTATGTTTCTAATTTTGGAAAGCATTTCGTCAACATTTTCTTCTGTATCGGCAAATTTTACAAATTGGCTTGCGATAAAAAATCCAACGGGACCAACTGAGAATTCTATTTCTCTATCAAAATCATCATTCATACTTTCTAATATTTGTGAGCGGATATTTTTAAATTCTCTGTTAATTCCTATACAACCAGAATTTAAAATTGCAATTCCGAATATTAGAATTAAATATTTCATTTTAATTTTCATTTCATCCTCACATTTCATTAAAATTGCAAGATTACGAATTACAAGATTTCAAGATTACTCAATCAAAATATTTTGCACGATTTTAATTTTGCAATCATGTAAATCTTGTAAATCTTGTAATTTTGAAATAATGATTATTCTTTTTTAATTCCATCCAAACCGGGAATATCAAACTTTTTACCTAATTTTCCCAAAGCGTCCATATTAATATTTCCTACAATATTTACAAAAGCTGCTTCTCCGCCTTCATCAACGGTAACAACGGTTAATCCAACAAATTCATCATCGCCGGCAGTTTTTAAATATACGTTTGCTACATTTCCTTTTGATTTAGTTTTAACAATTCTATCCCATTTTTTATTCATCAAATCTTTATCAATTGATTGCGCACGTTTCATCAAATCAGTCGAATTACTTGGTGTTACTTCAAAAGTATTTACTTTAATTAATTTTAATCCGCCGACCAAATCAGAAAGTTCCGGATCTTCATCTGTAAATTTGGAAACCATTTTCAATAATTTTTCCTCGATTAAAATTTCAGTAACTTCTTCACCATCTTGAAGCGAATTTAAATCTCCAAAATTTACAAAACCGGGATATTTTGAATAATCATTTTCTTGTGCAGAAATATTTATTGCTGCAAAGAATATTATTATTAACACAGATTTAATTAATGTTTTCATTTGTATTTTCTCCTTCTAAATAATCATTTACTAAATTCAAACTTTGTTTAATTGGTTTGCTTACGCGTTTTGCAAGCACTTCTTGTTCAACCGTATTTTTTGTTTTATTCAAAACACTTGCAATTAATTCAAATGTTTCTCTGGTTTGTTTTTCTGCAATTTCGATTTGCTGTTTTGTATAATGTTGTTTTATTTCGGGTCGCTTAAAAATAAATGTTGAAATTATTGCTAAAATAAAAACCGTTGCCAAAGTACCGGAAAGTAAAGGTCTTCCGAATAAAATTGTATAAATGTCAGAAAGCATTGAACTGGATTTTATATTTTCCGAATGAATTGATTTTGAAACTTTACCAATAATATGATCCGGGCAATCTTCCAAATCTAATTTTTTAATTGATGATGCTGTATTTTTATATTCGTGCAACAAATTTTTAATTTCAGAATTTTTCAACGACATCAAATAAATTTTTATTTTATCAAATAAAGAAGCGTTACCGTATGCTACATCAATTATTTTGTTTAACAATTCTTCTTTCACTTAAGCCACCTCTTGCAATTTTAATTTGCTGAGCTTTTCTTGTAATTGCTTTCTCGCCCTTAATAAATAAACCTTTACTGAATTTATTGGAATATCAAGCGACTTACTAATTTCCTTATATTTCATATTTTGCAATTCGTACAGAACAAAAACACTTCTTAAATTTTCGGGAAGTTCTTGAATTTTACTTTTAATATTTTCCGTTTGAATTTCATTTTCAATTTTCAACATCGGATTTTCTTCATCATTATTTTCAATGTAATCACTCACATCATCAATAGAATAAGGGTTTTTAGAAAATTCTGATTTTCGTTTTC is a window from the Ignavibacteriota bacterium genome containing:
- a CDS encoding carbohydrate binding family 9 domain-containing protein, encoding MLRCVLLILTIFLISVNTFSQKLPSQNEVKAYKTSETIILDGELLENVWKQNPTTYLIQKEPHVGKPATQKSEIRVAFDNENLYVSGMFYDTNPDSIDKSLMRRDNMVPSDWFFLFLDPYNDDRTGYYFAVNPGGSINDGILFNDSWDDNTWDGIWESKTKVHENGWTAEMKIPFSQLRFSENDKMIWGINFNRDIKRNGENSFYIMVPPSESGFVSKFADLVGLEGIKFKQRFEVLPYIVQKAQYLKHDSGDPFYKGNQYQTSIGADFKVGIGSNFNVDATVNPDFGQVEVDPAVINLSAFETYFQEKRPFFIEGQDMFYFGIGGANNNWGFNFGSPELFYSRRIGRAPQGNLPDYDFVNYPKETRILGAAKLTGKIDESWSLGAINAITERTFATISLNEKKSNIEVEPFSNYGVLRTQKQFNDNRQSIGAIFTSVNRDLGTADLKTSLSNQAYTFGLDGWTFLDSAKQYVITSFFVGSYTSGSKEYMTLLQEQPYRYFQRPDAAYMKLDSNKTSIAGYYGRVMLNKQDGNFYINTALGAVSPGFENSDLGFQWMADKINGHLVLGYRWFDPDNIFRRKSIYMAHFRDYDFEGNLLNNGIMLYSTLQFLNYYNIFVQGFYNTEEYSRNLTRGGPLAKNPAQKSLSINASTDSREKIILGLETSYYDDEFGSNAFDIELELEWKPITQLSFSFGPNYSINKDKRQWIGSFADVNANNTFNNRYVFGELNQKTISSNIRFNWTITPQMSFQLFLQPLISVGNYDNFKELAKTKSLDYNNYSEIGEVNYNSENDEYSIDPDKSGSSEQFTFSNPNFNFKSIRGTLVFRWEVFPGSIFYLVWSQDRDNYNNPGDLQFGRDFRNLVSAESNNIFLAKFSYWLDI
- a CDS encoding DUF4252 domain-containing protein; protein product: MKIKMKYLILIFGIAILNSGCIGINREFKNIRSQILESMNDDFDREIEFSVGPVGFFIASQFVKFADTEENVDEMLSKIRNIQIGVYNRLSNFSNPSFEILNNISHSFDDVEWKPIVKSTHDGELTGIFLKENYLDEINELFIVTLTEEELILVKLQGNLSSIIDIIIRDYGHEIKIAGNN
- a CDS encoding DUF4252 domain-containing protein, with protein sequence MKTLIKSVLIIIFFAAINISAQENDYSKYPGFVNFGDLNSLQDGEEVTEILIEEKLLKMVSKFTDEDPELSDLVGGLKLIKVNTFEVTPSNSTDLMKRAQSIDKDLMNKKWDRIVKTKSKGNVANVYLKTAGDDEFVGLTVVTVDEGGEAAFVNIVGNINMDALGKLGKKFDIPGLDGIKKE
- a CDS encoding M2 family metallopeptidase, translating into MEKEFLEFVQSFENKVVNLSKELSLSNFNATISGKPEDYEKTAELELKLKKIFSNKEDFEKLKKFKNSIQNFDSVNQREIEILYNTYASYQIDENLIAKTISLSNKIEKTFATYRAEVNGKKFTDNEIDKILEKSKNIIELEEIWKASKQIGKMVSNDVIDLVKLRNEAAQNLGYKNYHEMSLRLNELEPEFLDNLFNELDELTRPKFLEIKNEIDIYLSNHYQIEKEKLMPWHYQDKFFQQGPSIYDVDFDKYFEDKNIEKLTDEYYTGIGLNIKDMLAKSDLYEKEGKYQHAYCTQIDKEGDVRVLCNIKPNYKWMSTMLHEFGHAVYDKYVSPKLPWVLREHAHIFTTEAIAMLFGRFAPNPNWLEEMIGISKEEKNKISEKSFKTLQLEQIIFSRWVQVIYRFEKALFENPDQDLNSLWWSLAEKYQGLKKPENRNEPDWASKIHIALYPVYYQNYMLGELLASQLYFYIKEKVLKNNSSEKISFVGKKEVGEYLINLFFSYGALFKWDKLIKHSTGEELNPNYWIKQFAN
- a CDS encoding co-chaperone GroES; this translates as MIDTKKIIIVGDRVLIKPEDDLEKTNSGLYLPPGVKEKEKVQGGYIIKAGPGYPVASAIDEDEPWKKNKDTKYIPLQAKEGDFAIFVRKEAIDIELDKQKLVIVPQSAILLLMREEDLFN
- a CDS encoding sigma-70 family RNA polymerase sigma factor, producing the protein MLTDTKYNFLVQQYKSRIYNYSVYLLKNKMDAEDVTQEVLIRIWGNLGSFNILSAKTWIMKTTHNLCLDYLRKRKSEFSKNPYSIDDVSDYIENNDEENPMLKIENEIQTENIKSKIQELPENLRSVFVLYELQNMKYKEISKSLDIPINSVKVYLLRARKQLQEKLSKLKLQEVA